One genomic window of Hippocampus zosterae strain Florida chromosome 12, ASM2543408v3, whole genome shotgun sequence includes the following:
- the LOC127611863 gene encoding fer3-like protein: MEDVLFDLDQDASPDFAFWGQMEQNLQFQTQLDTLLLDCGGGGGAAAVGQLSPWSSLGCQSVFPEAQLTFADFDAQSPGDDDEEADDFGADESSEAGKRQRGARRLQVSQQPYKVQRHAANIRERKRMLSINSAFEELRCHVPTFPYEKRLSKIDTLRLAIAYIALLREILMSGCDPKSYVDECMKSGYKNHTNAIWNTSDLTARLSWIKWD; this comes from the exons ATGGAGGACGTTCTGTTCGATCTGGACCAAGATGCCTCGCCGGATTTCGCCTTCTGGGGTCAGATGGAGCAAAACCTGCAGTTCCAGACGCAGCTGGACACGTTGCTGCTGGACTGCGGGGGTGGCGGCGGCGCGGCGGCCGTTGGCCAGCTGTCGCCCTGGTCCTCGCTGGGCTGCCAGTCGGTGTTCCCCGAGGCGCAGCTCACCTTCGCCGACTTTGACGCGCAGTCCCccggcgacgacgacgaggaggcgGACGACTTCGGCGCCGACGAGTCGTCGGAGGCGGGCAAGCGGCAGCGCGGCGCGCGCCGGCTGCAGGTGTCGCAGCAGCCGTACAAGGTGCAGCGGCACGCGGCCAACATCCGCGAGCGGAAGCGGATGCTGAGCATCAACTCGGCCTTCGAGGAGCTGCGCTGCCACGTGCCGACCTTCCCGTACGAGAAGCGGCTGTCCAAGATCGACACGCTGCGGCTGGCCATCGCCTACATCGCCCTCCTCAGGGAGATCCTCATGTCCGGATGCGACCCCAAGTCCTACGTGGACGAGTGCATGAAGAGCGGATACAAGAACCACACCAACGCCATTTGGAACACGAGCG ATCTGACAGCTCGTCTTTCTTGGATAAAGTGGGATTAG